One part of the Sphingobacterium sp. LZ7M1 genome encodes these proteins:
- a CDS encoding SH3 domain-containing protein yields the protein MSLQSKYQVLIDTAKASGMTDLAIAEQDGVLHVQGTAPNADVKNKLWDIYNQIDPNFLSGDVVMNVDVSSAVAGSQVRVITESSNLNIRKGPGTDQPIVGKAAKDEIITLISRANDQWWLVRTKDGEEGYCYAQYLEPVS from the coding sequence ATGAGTTTACAATCGAAATATCAAGTTTTAATTGATACTGCAAAGGCTTCAGGAATGACAGATTTGGCTATCGCAGAACAAGATGGTGTTTTGCATGTTCAAGGTACAGCACCAAATGCAGATGTGAAAAATAAATTGTGGGATATCTACAATCAAATTGACCCTAATTTCTTAAGTGGTGATGTGGTCATGAATGTGGATGTATCATCTGCTGTAGCAGGTTCTCAAGTACGTGTAATTACGGAAAGTAGTAATTTGAATATCCGTAAAGGTCCAGGAACGGATCAACCAATCGTAGGTAAAGCTGCGAAGGATGAAATCATTACTTTAATTAGCCGTGCCAATGATCAATGGTGGTTGGTAAGAACCAAAGATGGTGAAGAAGGATATTGCTATGCGCAATATTTGGAGCCCGTAAGCTAA
- a CDS encoding BON domain-containing protein has protein sequence MNLKKILTIALVSGTLMTGTIACKSKISDADLKAKVETAVQANPGITVDVKDGVVTLNGTANSEDEKVQIENAAKAADSKAVKSVQNNIVVNTMPPVEINTNDADLTSKVADFTKDFPSVKTAVSDGVITVTGELEQARVQALKMGLDALNPKKVDMSGLTVK, from the coding sequence ATGAATCTTAAAAAAATCTTAACTATTGCATTGGTTTCCGGAACCCTGATGACCGGAACAATCGCTTGTAAGTCCAAAATATCGGACGCCGACTTGAAAGCAAAAGTAGAAACTGCTGTACAGGCTAATCCTGGAATTACCGTTGATGTGAAAGATGGAGTGGTTACTCTAAACGGAACGGCAAATTCAGAAGATGAGAAAGTGCAGATCGAAAATGCTGCAAAAGCTGCTGATAGCAAAGCTGTAAAGTCTGTACAAAACAATATCGTAGTGAATACGATGCCTCCTGTTGAAATCAATACCAATGATGCTGACTTAACTTCAAAAGTAGCCGATTTTACCAAAGACTTTCCTTCGGTAAAAACCGCTGTATCTGACGGAGTTATTACGGTAACTGGTGAATTGGAACAAGCACGTGTACAAGCTCTGAAAATGGGTCTGGATGCATTGAATCCGAAGAAAGTAGACATGAGTGGTTTAACTGTTAAATAG
- a CDS encoding DUF1003 domain-containing protein — MAKLDQVKNKDILEMINQNDENLKKLHEIVRKSFEEEKLIVDNLINPTDEYLNRGQLISDKVARFGGSWSFILIFTGILIVWILFNTLMIKQDRFDPYPFILMNLVLSCLAALQAPIIMMSQNRQEEKDRKRAENDYLVNLKAELEIRSLHKKIDVLLEEEVKQLFDSQVNHLKLLKQLSDHVDRLEKELKNKNVQP; from the coding sequence ATGGCTAAACTTGATCAAGTAAAGAATAAGGATATTTTGGAAATGATCAACCAAAATGATGAAAACCTAAAAAAGCTTCATGAAATCGTTCGAAAATCATTTGAGGAAGAAAAATTAATCGTTGATAACCTTATTAATCCTACAGATGAATACCTAAATAGGGGGCAACTTATTTCTGATAAGGTAGCACGATTTGGAGGAAGCTGGTCTTTTATTTTAATATTTACAGGGATATTGATCGTTTGGATATTGTTCAATACGCTCATGATCAAGCAAGACCGATTTGACCCTTATCCTTTTATTTTGATGAATTTAGTCTTGTCCTGTTTGGCTGCTCTACAGGCTCCAATCATTATGATGAGCCAAAACCGACAGGAGGAAAAGGATAGAAAACGGGCTGAGAATGACTATCTGGTAAACCTAAAGGCTGAATTAGAAATCAGGAGTTTGCATAAGAAAATAGATGTACTGTTAGAGGAAGAGGTTAAACAGCTATTTGATTCGCAGGTGAACCATTTAAAATTGCTGAAACAACTCTCGGATCATGTCGACCGCTTGGAAAAGGAGTTGAAAAACAAAAATGTACAGCCATAG
- a CDS encoding bifunctional 5,10-methylenetetrahydrofolate dehydrogenase/5,10-methenyltetrahydrofolate cyclohydrolase, which translates to MNLLDGKEVSTKVKEDIKREAAELTAKLGRKPHLVAILVGNDGGSETYVASKMRNCEQVGFDSTNLRYDTDITEKELLEKINEINADESIDGLIVQLPLPKHIDPEKVTEAIDYRKDVDGFHPINLGRMQRNLPCFIPATPYGIMLMLEHYGIDTAGKKAVIVGRSNIVGSPMSILLARNSNPGNCTVTLTHSRTKDLKAEVLQGDIVVAAIGKKNFVTADMVKEGAIVIDVGINRENSTETKSGFKLYGDVDFEHVAPKSSWITPVPGGVGLMTIIGLLKNTLEAAKGTVYPKA; encoded by the coding sequence ATGAATTTACTGGACGGTAAGGAAGTATCAACCAAAGTTAAAGAAGACATCAAAAGAGAGGCTGCAGAGCTTACTGCGAAGTTAGGCCGCAAACCTCATTTGGTAGCTATTTTAGTTGGAAACGATGGTGGTAGTGAAACTTATGTTGCGAGCAAAATGAGAAATTGTGAGCAAGTTGGTTTCGACTCGACCAATCTTCGTTATGATACGGATATCACTGAAAAAGAATTGTTGGAAAAGATCAATGAGATCAATGCAGATGAATCGATTGATGGATTGATCGTTCAATTGCCTTTACCTAAACATATTGATCCTGAAAAAGTTACTGAAGCTATCGATTACCGCAAAGATGTTGATGGGTTCCATCCAATCAATCTAGGTAGAATGCAACGTAATCTACCTTGCTTTATTCCTGCTACTCCTTATGGCATCATGTTGATGTTGGAACATTACGGAATTGATACAGCTGGTAAAAAGGCAGTCATTGTTGGAAGGAGCAATATCGTTGGGTCCCCAATGAGTATCCTTTTGGCAAGAAATTCTAATCCAGGAAATTGTACAGTTACCCTGACACATAGTAGGACAAAAGACTTGAAAGCTGAGGTTTTGCAAGGTGACATCGTGGTTGCAGCCATTGGCAAAAAGAATTTTGTAACTGCGGATATGGTAAAAGAAGGTGCTATTGTTATCGATGTGGGAATCAATAGGGAGAATTCGACCGAAACAAAATCAGGATTTAAACTTTATGGTGATGTGGATTTTGAGCATGTTGCTCCGAAATCTTCTTGGATAACGCCAGTACCGGGAGGTGTCGGATTAATGACCATTATTGGTTTATTAAAGAACACCCTAGAGGCTGCAAAAGGAACAGTGTATCCCAAAGCTTAA